A section of the Streptomyces sp. Je 1-369 genome encodes:
- the eccD gene encoding type VII secretion integral membrane protein EccD → MSSPAATGFCRVTVVAPDSRIDVALPEDIAVADIYPEVLRLTRQTQPAGTPTGYNLVRQNGTVLDSARTLAAQRVLDGEMLSLRPFAMSLPPAVYDDVADAVASAVVQDRRLWRDALLRGAGLTGSFLVLLLMAFVLWFADPVRHDMHGLPGILAGGVGLLLTAFAGVRLRVYEDRAVGAVLGLAALPLLLVAGSGIVAPDAGQGPGRLQFLLGCVTVLVASVLLVVVSPGSDAPFVAATFLAAAGALATFVAVITEASATDAAAVTAPVTIALVAFLPGLSSRFARLPIGYASPRSSVQEDFDADLNPSVDPGPLDAARIAAQARRGHELLLGLVAGSACTVVGSAVVLGFSGDVWGQLLALAAGLAMLLRARLFRYTSQVVCALVAGIAAIALLLIGLALNPPGDALRELLLHGDHGPLELRAVWLTAAIALGCALLTAIALIIPAKGLSPFWGRFLDLTESAILLSLVPLCLAVLDVYSAARSLTS, encoded by the coding sequence GTGAGTTCGCCCGCAGCGACCGGTTTCTGCAGGGTCACTGTTGTCGCGCCCGACAGCCGTATCGATGTCGCTCTTCCGGAGGACATCGCCGTGGCCGACATCTATCCGGAGGTTCTCCGGCTGACTCGCCAGACCCAACCGGCGGGCACCCCGACCGGTTACAACCTCGTACGCCAGAACGGCACCGTTCTGGACAGCGCCCGGACGCTCGCCGCCCAGCGGGTCCTCGATGGCGAGATGCTCAGCCTGCGGCCCTTCGCCATGTCGCTGCCGCCTGCCGTGTACGACGACGTCGCGGACGCGGTCGCCTCCGCCGTGGTCCAGGACCGCAGGCTGTGGAGAGACGCGCTGCTGCGTGGCGCCGGCCTGACCGGGAGCTTCCTGGTCCTCCTCCTGATGGCCTTCGTGCTCTGGTTCGCCGACCCGGTGCGCCACGACATGCACGGCCTGCCCGGCATCCTCGCGGGCGGCGTGGGCCTGCTCCTCACCGCCTTCGCCGGCGTACGCCTGCGTGTTTATGAGGACCGTGCCGTCGGCGCGGTCCTGGGCCTCGCCGCCCTGCCGCTCCTCCTCGTCGCCGGATCCGGAATCGTCGCCCCGGACGCGGGTCAAGGACCCGGACGACTGCAGTTCCTGCTCGGCTGCGTCACCGTGCTGGTGGCATCGGTCCTGCTCGTCGTCGTCTCCCCGGGCAGCGACGCACCCTTCGTGGCCGCCACGTTCCTGGCGGCGGCCGGCGCTCTGGCGACCTTCGTCGCGGTCATCACCGAAGCTTCGGCAACGGACGCCGCCGCCGTCACCGCCCCGGTGACCATCGCCCTCGTCGCGTTCCTCCCGGGCCTGTCCTCCCGGTTCGCCAGGCTGCCCATCGGGTACGCCTCGCCGCGGAGCTCCGTACAGGAGGACTTCGACGCCGACCTGAATCCGAGCGTCGACCCCGGCCCGCTCGACGCGGCCCGGATCGCGGCCCAGGCCCGGCGCGGCCACGAGCTGCTGCTCGGCCTCGTCGCGGGATCGGCCTGCACCGTCGTGGGGTCCGCCGTCGTCCTCGGCTTCTCGGGGGACGTCTGGGGGCAGCTCCTGGCGCTTGCCGCGGGCCTCGCCATGCTGCTCCGGGCCCGCCTCTTCCGCTACACCTCGCAGGTCGTGTGCGCGCTCGTGGCGGGCATCGCCGCCATCGCCCTCCTACTCATCGGCCTGGCCCTGAACCCGCCGGGCGACGCCCTGCGGGAGCTGCTCCTGCACGGCGACCACGGTCCCCTGGAACTGCGCGCGGTCTGGCTCACGGCCGCCATCGCGCTGGGATGCGCCCTGCTGACGGCCATCGCGTTGATCATTCCGGCGAAGGGGCTCTCGCCCTTCTGGGGCCGTTTCCTCGACCTCACGGAATCGGCGATACTGCTCTCTCTGGTCCCGCTGTGCCTCGCCGTGCTCGACGTCTACAGCGCCGCTCGCTCCCTGACCAGCTGA
- the rpsO gene encoding 30S ribosomal protein S15, translating into MSLDAATKKQIMTEFGQKEGDTGSPEVQVALLSRRISDLTEHLKTHKHDHHSRRGLLILVGQRRRLLQYLAKKDIQRFRALVERLGIRRGAAGAK; encoded by the coding sequence GTGTCGCTCGACGCCGCTACGAAGAAGCAGATCATGACCGAGTTCGGCCAGAAGGAGGGCGACACCGGCTCCCCCGAGGTTCAGGTGGCGCTGCTCTCTCGCCGCATCTCCGACCTGACCGAGCACCTCAAGACCCACAAGCACGACCACCACTCCCGTCGTGGTCTGCTGATCCTGGTCGGTCAGCGTCGCCGCCTGCTGCAGTACCTGGCCAAGAAGGACATCCAGCGCTTCCGTGCGCTGGTCGAGCGCCTGGGCATCCGCCGCGGCGCGGCGGGCGCCAAGTAA
- a CDS encoding polyribonucleotide nucleotidyltransferase, whose protein sequence is MENETHYAEAVIDNGTFGTRTIRFETGRLAKQAAGSAVAYLDDDTMVLSATTASKRPKDQLDFFPLTVDVEERQYAAGKIPGSFFRREGRPSEDAILTCRLIDRPLRPSFRKGLRNEIQIVETIMALNPDHLYDVVAINAASCSTQLAGLPFSGPIGGTRVALIKGQWVAFPTHTELEDAVFDMVVAGRVLEDGDVAIMMVEAEATEKTIQLVKDGAEAPTEEVVAAGLEAAKPFIKALCKAQSDLAAKAAKPTGEFPVFLDYEDDVLEALTAAVKTELAQALTIAGKQEREAELDRVKEIASEKLLPQFEGREKEISGAYRALTKKLVRERVIKDKVRIDGRGVTDIRTLAAEVEAIPRVHGSALFERGETQILGVTTLNMLRMEQQLDTLSPVTRKRYMHNYNFPPYSVGETGRVGSPKRREIGHGALAERAIVPVLPSREEFPYAIRQVSEALGSNGSTSMGSVCASTMSLLNAGVPLKAAVAGIAMGLISQEIDGQTHYVALTDILGAEDAFGDMDFKVAGTKQFVTALQLDTKLDGIPASVLAAALKQARDARLHILDVMNEAIDVPDEMSPNAPRIITVKIPVDKIGEVIGPKGKMINQIQEDTGADITIEDDGTIYIGAAQGSQAEAARATINGIANPTMPEVGERYLGTVVKTTTFGAFVSLMPGKDGLLHISQIRKLAGGKRVENVEDVLGVGQKVQVEIAEIDSRGKLSLIPVIEGEEDDDKKDDTDK, encoded by the coding sequence GTGGAGAACGAGACCCACTACGCCGAGGCTGTTATCGACAACGGCACGTTCGGCACCCGCACCATCCGCTTCGAGACGGGTCGGCTGGCCAAGCAGGCCGCCGGCTCCGCCGTGGCGTACCTGGACGACGACACCATGGTGCTGTCGGCCACCACCGCTTCCAAGCGGCCCAAGGACCAGCTCGACTTCTTCCCCCTGACGGTGGACGTCGAGGAGCGGCAGTACGCCGCCGGCAAGATCCCCGGTTCGTTCTTCCGTCGTGAGGGTCGCCCCTCCGAGGACGCGATCCTGACCTGCCGCCTGATCGACCGCCCGCTGCGTCCTTCCTTCCGCAAGGGCCTGCGCAACGAGATCCAGATCGTCGAGACGATCATGGCGCTCAACCCCGACCACCTGTACGACGTGGTCGCGATCAACGCCGCCTCCTGCTCCACGCAGCTGGCCGGCCTGCCCTTCTCGGGCCCGATCGGCGGCACTCGCGTGGCGCTCATCAAGGGCCAGTGGGTCGCCTTCCCGACGCACACCGAGCTCGAGGACGCCGTCTTCGACATGGTCGTCGCCGGTCGCGTCCTCGAGGACGGCGACGTCGCGATCATGATGGTCGAGGCCGAGGCCACCGAGAAGACCATCCAGCTGGTCAAGGACGGCGCCGAGGCCCCGACCGAAGAGGTCGTCGCCGCTGGTCTGGAAGCCGCGAAGCCCTTCATCAAGGCCCTCTGCAAGGCCCAGTCGGACCTCGCCGCGAAGGCCGCCAAGCCGACCGGCGAGTTCCCGGTCTTCCTGGACTACGAGGACGACGTCCTCGAGGCCCTGACCGCCGCGGTCAAGACCGAGCTCGCCCAGGCGCTCACCATCGCCGGCAAGCAGGAGCGCGAGGCCGAGCTGGACCGCGTCAAGGAGATCGCCTCCGAGAAGCTGCTCCCGCAGTTCGAGGGCCGCGAGAAGGAGATCTCCGGTGCCTACCGCGCGCTGACCAAGAAGCTGGTCCGCGAGCGCGTCATCAAGGACAAGGTCCGCATCGACGGCCGCGGCGTCACGGACATCCGTACGCTGGCCGCCGAGGTCGAGGCCATCCCGCGCGTGCACGGTTCGGCGCTGTTCGAGCGTGGCGAGACCCAGATCCTGGGCGTCACCACCCTCAACATGCTCCGCATGGAGCAGCAGCTCGACACCCTCTCCCCGGTGACGCGCAAGCGCTACATGCACAACTACAACTTCCCGCCGTACTCGGTCGGCGAGACCGGCCGCGTCGGTTCGCCGAAGCGCCGCGAGATCGGCCACGGCGCGCTCGCCGAGCGCGCGATCGTGCCGGTGCTCCCCTCGCGCGAGGAGTTCCCGTACGCGATCCGTCAGGTCTCCGAGGCCCTCGGTTCCAACGGCTCGACGTCCATGGGCTCGGTCTGCGCCTCGACGATGTCGCTGCTGAACGCCGGTGTGCCGCTGAAGGCCGCCGTCGCCGGTATCGCCATGGGCCTGATCTCCCAGGAGATCGACGGCCAGACGCACTACGTCGCCCTCACCGACATCCTCGGTGCGGAGGACGCGTTCGGTGACATGGACTTCAAGGTCGCCGGTACGAAGCAGTTCGTGACCGCGCTCCAGCTCGACACCAAGCTCGACGGCATCCCCGCCTCGGTCCTGGCCGCCGCGCTGAAGCAGGCCCGCGACGCGCGTCTGCACATCCTCGACGTGATGAACGAGGCCATCGACGTTCCGGACGAGATGTCCCCGAACGCGCCGCGCATCATCACCGTCAAGATCCCGGTGGACAAGATCGGTGAGGTCATCGGCCCCAAGGGCAAGATGATCAACCAGATCCAGGAGGACACCGGCGCCGACATCACGATCGAGGACGACGGCACCATCTACATCGGTGCCGCGCAGGGCTCGCAGGCCGAGGCCGCGCGCGCCACGATCAACGGCATCGCCAACCCGACCATGCCGGAGGTCGGCGAGCGCTACCTGGGTACGGTCGTCAAGACCACCACCTTCGGTGCGTTCGTGTCCCTGATGCCGGGCAAGGACGGTCTGCTGCACATCTCGCAGATCCGCAAGCTCGCCGGTGGCAAGCGCGTGGAGAACGTCGAGGACGTCCTCGGTGTGGGCCAGAAGGTCCAGGTCGAGATCGCCGAGATCGACTCCCGCGGCAAGCTCTCCCTCATCCCCGTCATCGAGGGTGAAGAGGACGACGACAAGAAGGACGACACCGACAAGTGA
- a CDS encoding M16 family metallopeptidase, whose product MTSRSTTTTARTSSEARAVARTQTLIKGENGIGTVRRTTLPGGLRVVTETLPSVRSATFGIWANVGSRDETPSLNGATHYLEHLLFKGTKKRSALDISAALDAVGGEMNAFTAKEYTCYYARVLDTDLPLAIDVVCDMLTGSLILQEDVDAERGVILEEIAMTEDDPGDCVHDLFAHTMLGDTPLGRPVLGTVDTINSLNADRIRRFYKKHYDPTHLVVAAAGNVDHNKVVRQVRAAFEKAGALRNTDATPMIPRQGSRTLRTSGRVEVVNRKTEQAHVILGMPGLARTDDRRWALGVLNTALGGGMSSRLFQEVREKRGLAYSVYSYTSGFADTGLFGVYAGCRPSQVHDVLKICRDELDQVAEHGLTDDEIGRAIGQLAGSTVLGLEDTGALMNRIGKSELCWGEHMSVDDMLARISAVTPDEVREVARDVLGHRPSLSAIGPLKDKQAARLHEAVA is encoded by the coding sequence GTGACGTCGCGTAGCACCACGACGACGGCCCGCACCTCTTCGGAGGCGCGGGCCGTCGCCCGTACCCAAACCCTCATCAAGGGCGAGAACGGCATCGGCACCGTCCGCAGGACGACCCTCCCGGGCGGCCTGCGCGTCGTCACGGAGACCCTGCCGTCCGTGCGCTCGGCCACCTTCGGCATCTGGGCCAACGTCGGCTCCCGCGACGAGACCCCCTCCCTGAACGGCGCCACGCACTACCTGGAGCACCTCCTCTTCAAGGGCACAAAGAAGCGCAGTGCCCTCGACATCTCCGCCGCGCTCGACGCGGTCGGCGGCGAGATGAACGCCTTCACGGCGAAGGAGTACACGTGCTACTACGCGCGCGTGCTCGACACGGACCTGCCCCTCGCCATCGACGTCGTCTGCGACATGCTGACGGGCTCCCTCATCCTTCAGGAGGACGTCGACGCGGAGCGTGGCGTCATCCTCGAAGAGATCGCGATGACCGAGGACGACCCGGGCGACTGCGTGCACGACCTGTTCGCGCACACGATGCTCGGCGACACGCCTCTCGGGCGCCCGGTCCTCGGCACGGTCGACACGATCAACAGCCTCAACGCCGACCGAATCCGCCGCTTCTACAAGAAGCACTACGACCCGACCCACCTGGTGGTCGCGGCCGCGGGCAACGTGGATCACAACAAGGTCGTACGCCAGGTCCGCGCCGCCTTCGAGAAGGCCGGCGCCCTCCGGAACACCGACGCGACCCCGATGATCCCGCGCCAGGGCTCACGTACCCTGCGCACCTCAGGCCGCGTCGAGGTCGTCAACCGCAAGACCGAGCAGGCCCACGTCATCCTCGGCATGCCGGGCCTGGCCCGCACCGACGACCGCCGCTGGGCCCTGGGCGTGCTCAACACGGCCCTGGGCGGCGGCATGTCGTCCCGCCTCTTCCAGGAGGTACGGGAGAAGCGCGGCCTGGCCTACAGCGTGTACTCGTACACGTCGGGCTTCGCCGACACCGGCCTCTTCGGTGTGTACGCGGGCTGCCGCCCCAGCCAGGTGCACGACGTCCTGAAGATCTGCCGCGACGAGCTCGACCAGGTCGCGGAGCACGGTCTGACGGACGACGAGATCGGCCGCGCCATCGGCCAGCTCGCGGGCTCCACCGTCCTCGGTCTCGAGGACACCGGTGCCCTGATGAACCGCATCGGCAAGAGCGAGCTCTGCTGGGGCGAGCACATGTCGGTCGACGACATGCTGGCCAGGATCTCCGCGGTGACCCCCGACGAGGTGCGCGAAGTGGCCCGCGACGTGCTGGGCCACCGCCCGTCCCTGTCGGCCATCGGCCCGCTCAAGGACAAGCAGGCGGCCCGCCTCCACGAAGCGGTCGCCTAG
- the dapB gene encoding 4-hydroxy-tetrahydrodipicolinate reductase, which produces MSKLRVAVIGAKGRIGSEAVKAVEAAEDMELVAALGRGDKLESLTEAGAQVAVELTNPDSVMENLDFCVRHGIHAVVGTTGWTDERLAQLRTALAASPETGVLIAPNFSIGAVLTMKFAQIAAPYFESVEVVELHHPNKADAPSGTATRTAQLIAAARREAGSAPQPDATTTALDGARGADVDGVPVHSVRLRGLLAHQEVLLGGEGETLTVRHDSLHHSSFMPGILLGARRVVSTPGLTFGLEHFLDLG; this is translated from the coding sequence ATGAGCAAGCTGCGCGTGGCGGTCATCGGCGCCAAGGGCCGTATCGGCTCCGAGGCCGTGAAGGCCGTCGAGGCCGCCGAGGACATGGAGCTGGTCGCCGCCCTCGGCCGGGGCGACAAGCTGGAGTCGCTGACCGAGGCGGGCGCCCAGGTCGCGGTCGAGCTGACCAACCCCGACTCGGTGATGGAGAACCTCGACTTCTGCGTACGGCACGGCATCCACGCCGTCGTCGGTACGACGGGCTGGACCGACGAGCGCCTCGCGCAGCTGCGCACCGCGCTGGCCGCGTCCCCGGAGACGGGCGTGCTCATCGCCCCGAACTTCTCCATCGGCGCGGTCCTGACGATGAAGTTCGCGCAGATCGCGGCGCCCTACTTCGAGTCCGTCGAGGTCGTCGAGCTGCACCACCCGAACAAGGCGGACGCCCCCAGCGGCACCGCCACGCGCACCGCTCAGCTCATCGCCGCTGCCCGCAGGGAAGCGGGCAGCGCCCCGCAGCCCGACGCGACGACGACGGCCCTGGACGGCGCCCGCGGTGCGGACGTCGACGGCGTGCCGGTGCACTCCGTGCGCCTGCGCGGCCTCCTCGCGCACCAGGAGGTCCTGCTGGGCGGTGAGGGCGAGACGCTGACCGTGCGTCACGACTCGCTGCACCACAGCAGCTTCATGCCGGGCATCCTGCTCGGCGCACGCCGCGTGGTGAGCACGCCGGGCCTCACGTTCGGCCTGGAACACTTCCTGGATCTCGGCTGA
- a CDS encoding tetratricopeptide repeat protein has translation MRAKITYAVTAAVLVVYFVLVGSRGVLLIQHGTALTVTFGVAVLILPFIGIWFLWKNTQFVQRANRLAAELEAEGGLPVDELKRTPGGRIDRDSADEVFARRKAETEDAPDDWRCWFRLAVAYHDARDTPRARKAMQRAIALHAGKPVNV, from the coding sequence ATGCGCGCGAAAATCACCTACGCCGTCACGGCAGCCGTCCTGGTCGTCTACTTCGTCCTGGTCGGCAGCCGCGGCGTGCTCCTGATACAGCACGGCACCGCGCTCACCGTCACCTTCGGTGTCGCGGTGCTCATCCTGCCGTTCATCGGCATCTGGTTCCTCTGGAAGAACACGCAGTTCGTCCAGCGCGCCAACCGCCTCGCGGCCGAGCTTGAGGCCGAGGGCGGGCTGCCCGTGGACGAGCTGAAGCGCACCCCGGGGGGCCGCATCGACCGCGACTCGGCGGACGAGGTGTTCGCCCGCCGCAAGGCCGAGACCGAGGACGCGCCGGACGACTGGCGCTGCTGGTTCCGGCTGGCCGTCGCCTACCACGACGCCAGGGACACGCCCCGCGCGCGGAAAGCCATGCAGCGGGCCATCGCCCTGCACGCGGGCAAGCCCGTCAACGTCTGA